The DNA region CCTCCTCGGCAAGCAGCACTTTACTCAGCCACATCGGCGGCTTGCCGCGCAGCATTTCCAGCAGCCGGGCGATTTGTTCCTCGATCGGAACGCCGGGCGGCACCTTTACCGGCATCATTTTCCGCCGGGTCACGCGCGCCGCGGCCGATGCTCCGATTTGCATCAGGAACACCAGCGTACAATCGCCGATCAGGGAAATCCGCACATCGATTTTGCCCGTTTCATCCGGAGAAATTTGCGCGGGAACGATCCGGTTTTCTAAAAATCTGGCGTCTCCGGGGCGGACTTCATAGACGGCAAACATCGGGCTATGTCCGAAATGGGCGTTCACATGAACGCCGTCATCCGTGGCAAACGCTACGCGCATGCTGGTTCTCCTCCCTTCGGATGAGCCGGTTGCCCGCTTTGTTGATCAGTTCCATCGTCCCGCGATACCCCACCGTCAGGGACATGTAGGCTCCAAGCTCGTCGAGGACCGGAAAACCCATCGCCATAAACGCCGCGCCGCAGCGTTCGGCCCCGTTTTTTCCGTGCGTATTGCTGATCCATAGGTCCGCCCCGGCCGCCAGCCGCTCGGCATCTTCCAAATCGCCGATCCAGATTTCCTCGTCTCGTCGCTGCAAAGACGGCGTCTCGCAGGAGGCGACCAGACCTTGAAAGCCGACGCCCATCTCCTTCAGCCAGGAGACCGCCGAAACGAGATGATCCGGCTCCAGGGCAACGACCGCCGTCGCCCCCGCATAATTGAAATGGGCGTCCAGCATGCCGTCGAGCAGATTTTCCCGCTGCCAGCGGTAACGCCAAGGGACGGGTTCCCCGCTGAATTCCTGCAGAAAATAAAAAAATTCGTCGCTGGCCGCAAGACCCGATACGCCGTCAAACACCCGGTAAGGAATACCCGCCGCATTTTGCAGTCTCCGGGCGGGACGCTCCATGCTGGAGCCGATGGCGATCGTCAGCTCCGAGCGGAGCGTTTGCCGGGCGGAATCCAGCGGTACCCCGCCGCGGGTGAGCGGCGAAAAACCGGTCAGCAGATGCCCCGATAATGAGGTGGACATATCGGGCAGGGCGATGACTTCCAGCCCGAACGAAGCAATGGTTTCTTTAAGCTCCATCACGTCCGCCGCCGTCAGAAAAGAACCGGGCAGCAGGTTCACCTGGCGTTTTACCGGCCGCTGCGGTTTGCGCCCCGTCTGCTCCAGCAGGCCGTCGATGATCGACTCGACCATCGCGCCGTACCCCGACTCCAGAGAGCCGCGATAATCGGGCAGCGAACAGGTCACCAGCAGCGTGTCGCGGAGATTGCGCTTGCGCTTGAAGGTTTTGATTCGTCCGGCGTAATCCGCGCCCGACGCTTCCGTGAGTGCGGTGCTTATGACGCCTACGCAGTCAGGGCGATGCTTCGCCAGCACTGTCTCGAGCGCCTCCTCCAAATTCCGGTCGGCATCGAATATCACGTCCATCTCCTGCAGCGCGGTCGTCTGCACCGCGATCGGCTCCCGGTAATGCCGCGTCAGCAGCGTTTTCGCAAACGCAGTGCAGCCTAATGCCCCGTGGATGATCGGCATTGAACGGTAGATGCCCTGCAGCGCCAGCACTCCGCCGAGAGGCTGGCCGATTTTCAGAGGATTGCAGCTTAGCGGCTTGTTCGTTTTGTTAATCGTCATCATGTCCCTCCCTTTCCCAAGGTGCCGGCGTCCGCACCAGGTTCCACACCGGATGCTCAAGGGCAAACGCCACCTGCCTGGCGAGGCGGATTAACCCGTCGTAACCCGCAAACGCGGTATGCCGCTCCTGGTTAATGTCCACGAACGGGATTTGCTCCTTTAAGGCCATGTACATGTTGCGTCCGCCGGCGATGACCAGGTCGGCCTTGCGTTCACGCACCGTTTTGAGAATGCGCCCGGCTCCCCCTTCGGAAATGTAGACCGCGTCGTCTCCGACCCGTTCGGCGATCCGGGCGATCTCTCCGTCGGTGCTTTTATTCGTGCCGACGCCAACCACCTTGATCCCGAGCTCCTGCAGCGCGGAGATCACCGACCAGCTTTTGACGCCGCCGGTATACAACACCGCCCGTTTGCCTTTGAGCTGTTTGCGCAGCGGCGCCAGCTCGCGCATCACGCGGGCTTCCTCATGCTCGACCAGGCGGTCGACGCGCCGCTCCACCTCCCGGCTGCCCAGCAGATAAGCCAGCTGCCGCAGGGAATAGCTCGTTTCCTTGGCTCCGTAAAACGATCCCTCGAAATAAGGAATCCCGTATTTTCGCTCCATTTTGACCCCGAGGCCCAGCAGCGCCCGGCTGCACACGATCATATTGACTTTGGCCCGGTGCGCCCCGGCAATTTCCTTAAATCTTCCGTCCCCCGTTATTTTGGCACGAACGTGGATGCCGGCCTGATTTAGGAGCTTTTCGATATCCCAGATTTCGCCGGCGATGTTGTATTCGCCGATCAGATTCACGGCCGTGTCCATGGCGGCGGCAGGCTCCGCGGTGCCGATCACGTATTGAAGGAGCGCCTCCCCGGCCAGGCGGGTGCCTAAGTTTTTGCTGCCGACGAATCCTGGACTGTTGACGGGAATGCAGGCGATTCCCAGTTCGGCGGCCGCCCGCTTGCATACCGCGTCGATGTCTTCCCCCGTAAGCGCCGAGACGCAGGTCGAATATACAAAAACCGCCGGCGGCGCAAAACGCTTCGCGATATATTCGATCGCCGCGCGCAATTTTTTCTCTCCGCCGAAAATGATGTCATGCTCGCCCAGATCAGTCGTAAAGCCGTATGCCGACAGCCGCGGCCCGCTCGACAAGCTGCCCCTCGTCCCCCAGCTGTTCCCGGCGCACGCGCTGGGACCGTGAACCAGATGCGCCGCGTCCGCGATCGGAACAAGCGTAATTTGCGCTCCGTCAAACGAGCAGCCGCCCGCGGCTTCGCCGGGTTTCGGCCGCGGACACGGCTTGCTTTGCGGTTCCTCTTTGCCGCAGGAATCGCCCATTCCGGCATAACCTGTGATACTCATCGCTTCCATCCGTTCTGATCCCTCCTGCTATCCGAAATGTTCTTGTCCCGGCATCCCGGCATCCTTGCGGATAACCGATTGACCCTGTACGTTAACGCACAAGGTCAAAGCTGTGGGCCGGAGCGTCTTCATCCAACCGCTCAAGCACCGTATTTACGAATAAGGTCAGCAGATTCAAGGTACCTTGATATCCGATGATCGGATAGCGCTGCAGATGATGCCGGTCGAATATCGGAAAACCCACCCGGAGCAGCGGCACCCCGGCCTCTTTGGCCGCGTATTTCAGATGGCTGCTGCCGACGGCCAGATCCACCGGCTCATTAAACAATAGGGAGCGCAGATGCC from Paenibacillus macerans includes:
- a CDS encoding NifB/NifX family molybdenum-iron cluster-binding protein, translating into MRVAFATDDGVHVNAHFGHSPMFAVYEVRPGDARFLENRIVPAQISPDETGKIDVRISLIGDCTLVFLMQIGASAAARVTRRKMMPVKVPPGVPIEEQIARLLEMLRGKPPMWLSKVLLAEEEAASEQNGESRKEG
- the nifN gene encoding nitrogenase iron-molybdenum cofactor biosynthesis protein NifN, whose amino-acid sequence is MTINKTNKPLSCNPLKIGQPLGGVLALQGIYRSMPIIHGALGCTAFAKTLLTRHYREPIAVQTTALQEMDVIFDADRNLEEALETVLAKHRPDCVGVISTALTEASGADYAGRIKTFKRKRNLRDTLLVTCSLPDYRGSLESGYGAMVESIIDGLLEQTGRKPQRPVKRQVNLLPGSFLTAADVMELKETIASFGLEVIALPDMSTSLSGHLLTGFSPLTRGGVPLDSARQTLRSELTIAIGSSMERPARRLQNAAGIPYRVFDGVSGLAASDEFFYFLQEFSGEPVPWRYRWQRENLLDGMLDAHFNYAGATAVVALEPDHLVSAVSWLKEMGVGFQGLVASCETPSLQRRDEEIWIGDLEDAERLAAGADLWISNTHGKNGAERCGAAFMAMGFPVLDELGAYMSLTVGYRGTMELINKAGNRLIRREENQHARSVCHG
- the nifE gene encoding nitrogenase iron-molybdenum cofactor biosynthesis protein NifE, with protein sequence MEAMSITGYAGMGDSCGKEEPQSKPCPRPKPGEAAGGCSFDGAQITLVPIADAAHLVHGPSACAGNSWGTRGSLSSGPRLSAYGFTTDLGEHDIIFGGEKKLRAAIEYIAKRFAPPAVFVYSTCVSALTGEDIDAVCKRAAAELGIACIPVNSPGFVGSKNLGTRLAGEALLQYVIGTAEPAAAMDTAVNLIGEYNIAGEIWDIEKLLNQAGIHVRAKITGDGRFKEIAGAHRAKVNMIVCSRALLGLGVKMERKYGIPYFEGSFYGAKETSYSLRQLAYLLGSREVERRVDRLVEHEEARVMRELAPLRKQLKGKRAVLYTGGVKSWSVISALQELGIKVVGVGTNKSTDGEIARIAERVGDDAVYISEGGAGRILKTVRERKADLVIAGGRNMYMALKEQIPFVDINQERHTAFAGYDGLIRLARQVAFALEHPVWNLVRTPAPWEREGHDDD